One Brachybacterium aquaticum genomic region harbors:
- a CDS encoding DUF47 domain-containing protein: protein MVQKFLSRLFPQRTERPMYDLFAELAELQVQAADTHSKLLGHTYRERTRIAPKLHEQSTVAEELCRRIAQRLVQSLITPYEAELLYDFALTLADAVDAMEHTAELLVVSRIGTLPTPLLDAAKGIERASELTVAATWKLSDTQDLGDYYAQVRKLKRQGDRLVRQALGELYKKGGAAQEMLPLHDVSESVRETITLQERSARITDLLRVKDA from the coding sequence ATGGTGCAGAAGTTCCTGAGCCGCCTGTTCCCCCAGCGGACCGAGCGACCGATGTACGACCTGTTCGCCGAGCTCGCCGAGCTGCAGGTTCAGGCCGCGGACACCCACTCGAAGCTGCTGGGCCACACCTACCGCGAGCGCACCCGCATCGCCCCGAAGCTGCACGAGCAGTCCACGGTCGCCGAGGAGCTGTGCCGCCGCATCGCCCAGCGCCTGGTCCAGTCGCTGATCACGCCCTACGAGGCGGAGCTGCTGTACGACTTCGCGCTCACCCTCGCCGACGCGGTCGACGCGATGGAGCACACCGCCGAGCTGCTGGTCGTCTCCCGGATCGGCACCCTGCCCACCCCGCTGCTGGACGCCGCCAAGGGCATCGAGCGCGCCTCCGAGCTGACGGTCGCGGCGACCTGGAAGCTCTCGGACACCCAGGACCTCGGGGACTACTACGCGCAGGTCCGCAAGCTCAAGCGCCAAGGTGACCGCCTGGTGCGCCAGGCCCTCGGCGAGCTGTACAAGAAGGGCGGCGCGGCGCAGGAGATGCTGCCGCTGCACGACGTGTCCGAGTCCGTCCGCGAGACCATCACCCTGCAGGAGCGCAGCGCGCGGATCACGGATCTGCTGCGGGTCAAGGACGCCTGA
- a CDS encoding inorganic phosphate transporter — MTPLLFALIVVMALAMAYMNGFHDASNAVSTTITTRSLKESTALGMAAVLNLLGAMLGMAVIAVTTSWAVTMLGLGPVVSQLTDRPDALGLALLSLMLATFLWDLSTWWVGMPASTWHAFFGATLGVSLVVGSTAAWERLGLLLAISVVGPILSASFAFVLMVLIRRLTRTERVRPGHLRFAQTLSAGAVATGHGLNDSLLPLAVVVIAVGASGLPFSGEASLALMLPIAIAVAAGTLMGGHRIIRTIGRRLTDLTATQGLAAETSAAVTMSLALFGLETPVSTSQALASSVVGAGVARGPRTVRWKVARDVLLTWLATPISSAVLGAAILGVLLEAVGA; from the coding sequence GTGACCCCGCTGCTGTTCGCCCTCATCGTCGTCATGGCGCTGGCGATGGCCTACATGAACGGCTTCCACGACGCCTCCAACGCCGTCTCCACCACGATCACCACCCGTTCCCTGAAGGAGTCCACGGCGCTGGGGATGGCGGCGGTGCTGAACCTGCTCGGGGCGATGCTGGGCATGGCGGTGATCGCCGTGACCACCTCCTGGGCGGTCACGATGCTGGGCCTCGGACCGGTGGTCTCCCAGCTCACCGACCGCCCCGACGCCCTGGGGCTCGCACTGCTGTCGCTGATGCTCGCGACCTTCCTGTGGGACCTGTCCACCTGGTGGGTGGGCATGCCGGCCTCGACCTGGCACGCCTTCTTCGGCGCGACGCTCGGCGTCTCGCTCGTGGTGGGCTCCACCGCCGCCTGGGAGCGGCTGGGTCTGCTGCTGGCGATCTCGGTGGTCGGCCCGATCCTCTCGGCGTCCTTCGCCTTCGTGCTGATGGTGCTGATCCGGCGCCTGACCCGCACGGAGCGGGTGCGTCCCGGGCATCTCCGCTTCGCGCAGACCCTCTCCGCCGGCGCGGTCGCGACCGGGCACGGGCTGAACGACTCCCTGCTGCCGCTGGCCGTGGTCGTCATCGCGGTCGGGGCGTCGGGGCTGCCGTTCAGCGGGGAGGCCTCGCTCGCGCTGATGCTCCCGATCGCGATCGCGGTCGCTGCCGGCACCCTGATGGGCGGCCATCGCATCATCCGCACCATCGGTCGGCGCCTCACCGACCTCACCGCAACCCAGGGCCTGGCCGCGGAGACCTCCGCGGCGGTGACGATGAGCCTGGCCCTGTTCGGGCTCGAGACCCCGGTGTCCACCAGCCAGGCGCTCGCCTCCAGCGTGGTCGGCGCGGGCGTCGCCCGCGGTCCGCGGACCGTGCGCTGGAAGGTGGCCCGGGACGTCCTGCTCACCTGGCTGGCCACCCCGATCTCGAGCGCGGTCCTCGGCGCCGCGATCCTCGGCGTGCTGCTGGAGGCGGTCGGAGCCTGA
- the pgm gene encoding phosphoglucomutase (alpha-D-glucose-1,6-bisphosphate-dependent) → MHPRAGQKAQPEDLVDVDALLDAYYDLHPDANDPDQAVSFGTSGHRGSSLDTAFNEDHIAATTQAIVEYRAAQGIRGPLFIGRDTHALSRPAFDTALEVLAGNDVAVQVDSLDGYTPTPAVSHAILVHNRGKAANDPSRADGIVVTPSHNPPRDGGFKYNPPHGGPADTDATGWIAERANELLRAGLNGVRRHGRQKALQDADRYDYLHTYVKDLPSVVDIEAIRRAGVRIGADPLGGAAVDYWAEIGEMHDLDLTVVNPEVDPQWSFMTLDRDGKIRMDCSSPWAMASLLEKRDQYDIATGNDADSDRHGIVTPDGGLMNPNHYLATAIQYLFAHRPGWPAGAKVGKTVVSSSLIDRVVASLGRELYEVPVGFKWFVPGLIDSSVGFGGEESAGASFLRQDGSVWTTDKDGIILALLASEILAVTGRSPSTLHGELVEQFGASAYSRIDAPANREQKATLKALNPSQVTATELAGEEIVSAITEAPAGGAIGGVKVSTQNAWFAARPSGTEDIYKIYAESFKGEEHLDQVLQSAKELVDGVLGA, encoded by the coding sequence ATGCACCCTCGCGCAGGCCAGAAGGCACAGCCGGAGGATCTCGTCGACGTCGACGCGCTCCTCGACGCTTACTACGATCTCCACCCGGACGCGAACGACCCCGACCAGGCGGTCTCCTTCGGCACCTCCGGGCACCGCGGCTCCTCGCTGGACACCGCGTTCAACGAGGACCACATCGCCGCGACCACGCAGGCGATCGTGGAGTACCGCGCCGCCCAGGGCATCCGCGGTCCCCTGTTCATCGGCCGCGACACCCACGCCCTCTCCCGCCCCGCCTTCGACACCGCGCTCGAGGTGCTGGCCGGCAATGACGTGGCCGTGCAGGTCGACTCGCTGGACGGCTACACCCCCACCCCGGCGGTGTCCCACGCGATCCTCGTCCACAACCGCGGCAAGGCCGCGAACGACCCCAGCCGGGCCGACGGGATCGTGGTCACCCCCAGCCACAACCCGCCCCGCGACGGCGGCTTCAAGTACAACCCGCCCCACGGCGGCCCCGCGGACACCGACGCGACCGGCTGGATCGCCGAGCGCGCCAACGAGCTGCTGCGCGCGGGCCTGAACGGCGTGCGCCGCCACGGCCGCCAGAAGGCCCTGCAGGACGCCGACCGCTACGACTACCTCCACACCTACGTGAAGGACCTCCCCAGCGTCGTCGACATCGAGGCGATCCGCCGCGCCGGCGTGCGCATCGGCGCGGACCCGCTGGGCGGCGCCGCGGTGGACTACTGGGCCGAGATCGGCGAGATGCACGACCTCGACCTCACCGTCGTGAACCCCGAGGTGGACCCGCAGTGGTCCTTCATGACCCTGGACCGCGACGGCAAGATCCGCATGGACTGCTCGAGCCCGTGGGCGATGGCCTCGCTGCTCGAGAAGCGCGACCAGTACGACATCGCCACCGGCAACGACGCGGACTCGGACCGCCACGGGATCGTCACCCCCGACGGCGGGCTGATGAACCCCAACCACTACCTCGCCACCGCCATCCAGTACCTCTTCGCGCACCGCCCGGGCTGGCCGGCCGGCGCGAAGGTGGGCAAGACGGTCGTGTCCTCGAGCCTGATCGACCGGGTCGTCGCCTCGCTCGGCCGGGAGCTGTACGAGGTGCCGGTGGGCTTCAAGTGGTTCGTCCCGGGCCTGATCGACTCCTCCGTCGGCTTCGGCGGCGAGGAGAGCGCCGGTGCGTCCTTCCTGCGTCAGGACGGCTCGGTGTGGACCACCGACAAGGACGGCATCATCCTCGCGCTGCTGGCCTCGGAGATCCTCGCGGTCACCGGCCGCTCCCCCTCGACGCTGCACGGCGAGCTCGTGGAGCAGTTCGGCGCCAGTGCGTACTCCCGCATCGACGCGCCCGCGAACCGCGAGCAGAAGGCGACGCTCAAGGCGCTGAACCCCTCGCAGGTCACGGCGACCGAGCTGGCGGGCGAGGAGATCGTCTCGGCGATCACCGAGGCGCCCGCGGGCGGGGCGATCGGCGGCGTGAAGGTCTCCACCCAGAACGCCTGGTTCGCGGCCCGCCCCTCCGGCACCGAGGACATCTACAAGATCTACGCCGAGTCCTTCAAGGGCGAGGAGCACCTGGACCAGGTGCTGCAGTCCGCCAAGGAGCTGGTCGACGGGGTGCTGGGCGCCTGA
- a CDS encoding arsenate reductase/protein-tyrosine-phosphatase family protein — MSPLRLLTVCTGNVCRSPAAAVILRRAIELEGLSAQVEVGSAGTTWEVEGMPMDERIELSLERAGYPRPFEHTARTIHLTELMTWDLVLAMTPEHAQIIRRMADQVPREQGVPEIEMWRRFEPGVEALPEIELAVEDPWYEGQAAFDRTVHQMEQAVPGIIAHVREVLAAR; from the coding sequence ATGTCGCCTCTACGTCTGCTGACAGTGTGCACCGGCAACGTGTGCCGCTCCCCGGCCGCTGCCGTGATCCTGCGCCGCGCCATCGAGCTGGAGGGCCTGAGCGCGCAGGTCGAGGTCGGGTCGGCCGGCACCACCTGGGAGGTGGAGGGGATGCCGATGGACGAGCGCATCGAGCTCTCCCTCGAGCGGGCCGGGTACCCGCGGCCCTTCGAGCACACCGCGCGCACCATCCACCTCACCGAGCTGATGACGTGGGACCTCGTGCTGGCGATGACGCCGGAGCACGCGCAGATCATCCGCCGGATGGCCGATCAGGTGCCACGGGAGCAGGGCGTGCCCGAGATCGAGATGTGGCGGCGGTTCGAGCCGGGCGTGGAGGCGCTGCCCGAGATCGAGCTGGCGGTGGAGGATCCCTGGTACGAGGGGCAGGCCGCCTTCGACCGGACCGTGCATCAGATGGAGCAGGCCGTGCCCGGGATCATCGCGCACGTGCGCGAGGTGCTCGCGGCGCGCTGA
- a CDS encoding GNAT family N-acetyltransferase, with protein MADIIRAHEDDWPLVREIRLRSLSTDPSAFGQSWEKESTYEDSVWQQRVSDAAWFLAVEKGQPVAVVAVRHEDDSPANERELQAMWVTPTSRHSGIAAKLAEAVFDWSREDGADTITLYVGPKNTGARALYESLGFVDTGDRWEVVEDDPDGAWLKMARGL; from the coding sequence ATGGCCGACATCATCCGCGCTCACGAGGACGACTGGCCGCTCGTTCGCGAGATCCGACTGCGGTCCCTCAGCACGGATCCCTCGGCCTTCGGGCAGAGCTGGGAGAAGGAGTCCACGTACGAGGACTCGGTGTGGCAGCAGCGCGTGAGCGATGCCGCCTGGTTCCTGGCGGTCGAGAAGGGCCAGCCCGTCGCCGTGGTCGCGGTGCGCCACGAGGACGACTCCCCTGCCAACGAGCGCGAGCTCCAGGCCATGTGGGTCACCCCCACCTCCCGCCACAGCGGCATCGCCGCGAAGCTCGCCGAGGCGGTCTTCGACTGGTCCCGCGAGGACGGGGCGGACACCATCACCCTGTACGTCGGGCCCAAGAACACCGGCGCCCGCGCGCTCTACGAGAGCCTGGGCTTCGTGGACACGGGGGACCGCTGGGAGGTCGTCGAGGACGACCCCGACGGTGCCTGGCTGAAGATGGCCCGCGGCCTCTGA
- a CDS encoding App1 family protein, translated as MGIPSPLSSALSALRSPGARTDSDRPHLAARVEDVKNAVVGGVLRGLNWDLRLQPFHGYGSGRGVRVLAKVLYASPRTPADFHDQPVHDMRTMAVRGWRNFAGQVAPNRTVHILLGGEQFTVRADRSGIVDATLQVSLPAGRHQAVLWTKPGNEVTADITVVPPEERIGLVSDIDDTVMVTWLPRPLLAFWNAFVIHQSSRQVVPGMPMLYQRLMREHPQMPVVYLSTGAWNVFPVLKRFLYRNGYPDGPLLLTDWGPTNTGFFRSGPEHKTRSLDRLAAAYPDLRWILVGDDGQHDPSLYAAFAQRHPDNVEAVLIRQLTESEQVLAHGSRRPLESSRSGPDGPPTLSAPDGHGLLAALQREGMLP; from the coding sequence GTGGGCATCCCCTCGCCCCTCTCCTCCGCCCTGTCCGCGCTGCGCTCCCCCGGGGCGCGCACGGACTCGGATCGGCCGCACCTGGCGGCCCGCGTGGAGGACGTGAAGAACGCGGTCGTCGGCGGTGTGCTGCGCGGCCTGAACTGGGATCTGCGCCTGCAGCCCTTCCACGGCTACGGCTCGGGGCGCGGCGTGCGGGTCCTCGCGAAGGTCCTGTATGCCTCCCCGCGCACCCCGGCGGACTTCCACGACCAGCCCGTCCACGACATGCGGACGATGGCGGTGCGCGGCTGGCGCAACTTCGCCGGGCAGGTCGCCCCGAACCGGACCGTGCACATCCTGCTCGGCGGCGAGCAGTTCACGGTGCGCGCAGACCGCTCCGGCATCGTCGACGCCACGCTCCAGGTGTCGCTCCCGGCCGGCCGCCATCAGGCGGTGCTGTGGACGAAGCCGGGCAACGAGGTCACGGCCGACATCACGGTCGTGCCGCCCGAGGAGCGGATCGGCCTGGTCAGCGACATCGACGACACCGTCATGGTCACCTGGCTGCCGCGCCCGCTGCTCGCCTTCTGGAACGCGTTCGTCATCCACCAGTCCTCCCGGCAGGTCGTCCCCGGCATGCCGATGCTCTACCAGCGCCTCATGCGCGAGCACCCGCAGATGCCGGTGGTGTACCTGTCCACCGGCGCGTGGAACGTGTTCCCGGTGCTCAAGCGGTTCCTTTACCGCAACGGCTACCCCGACGGTCCGCTGCTGCTGACCGACTGGGGCCCCACAAACACCGGCTTCTTCCGCTCCGGGCCCGAGCACAAGACCCGCTCCCTGGACCGGCTGGCCGCCGCCTACCCCGACCTGCGCTGGATCCTGGTGGGCGACGACGGCCAGCACGACCCGTCCCTGTACGCGGCCTTCGCCCAGCGCCACCCCGACAACGTCGAGGCGGTGCTGATCCGGCAGCTCACCGAGTCCGAGCAGGTCCTCGCCCACGGCTCGCGCCGCCCGCTGGAGAGCTCCCGCTCCGGGCCCGACGGGCCGCCCACCCTCAGCGCCCCGGACGGTCACGGCCTGCTCGCCGCGCTGCAGCGCGAGGGGATGCTGCCGTGA
- a CDS encoding GNAT family N-acetyltransferase codes for MTAEHSTHRAPAPTPALTLREAREEDVPAIVEVTQAAYRGEGGWTTEADLVDGHRTDDDGVSAMLADPAVVLLVAADEAGAVRGCCYTRRAAPEADGRVVAELGLFAVDPSLQGAGLGRRLLEAQAEQLAARGVDVLMIQVLQSRPELHAWYERRGFVRTGRTNPFPVDPSLLKVPGLGMDVMERPLPLV; via the coding sequence GTGACCGCGGAGCACTCGACCCATCGAGCTCCCGCCCCCACCCCTGCCCTCACCCTGCGCGAGGCCCGCGAGGAGGACGTCCCGGCGATCGTCGAGGTGACCCAGGCCGCCTACCGCGGCGAGGGCGGATGGACGACCGAGGCGGACCTCGTGGACGGCCACCGCACCGATGACGACGGGGTGAGCGCCATGCTCGCCGACCCCGCGGTCGTGCTCCTGGTCGCGGCCGACGAAGCGGGCGCGGTGCGCGGCTGCTGCTACACCCGCCGTGCGGCGCCGGAGGCGGACGGCCGCGTGGTCGCCGAGCTCGGGCTGTTCGCCGTGGACCCCTCGCTGCAAGGCGCCGGCCTCGGCCGCCGCCTGCTCGAGGCGCAGGCGGAGCAGCTCGCCGCGCGCGGCGTGGACGTGCTCATGATCCAGGTGCTCCAGTCGCGCCCGGAGCTGCACGCCTGGTACGAGCGGCGCGGCTTCGTGCGCACCGGTCGCACGAACCCCTTCCCGGTGGATCCCTCGCTGCTGAAGGTCCCCGGGCTCGGGATGGACGTCATGGAGCGCCCGCTGCCGCTCGTCTGA
- a CDS encoding aldo/keto reductase, producing the protein MSIDAWSPSPSRYDRTPYRRVGRSGVQLPPISLGFWQNFGENRDPHTLRAIVRRAFDLGIFHFDLANNYGPPPGSAETHVGRILEQDFRLHRDELVISTKAGYRMWDGPFGDGGSRKYLLNSLDQSLTRLGLDHVDIFYHHREDSETPLEETMGALAQAVRSGKALYVGISNYSPERTRQAARILADLGTPLLIHQPSYSMFNRHIEDGLLDVVDELGVGLAAFSPLQQGLLTNRYMSGVPQSSRAGGDSRTLTERQVKDRDYQARVRGLNDIAHERGQSLAQLALAWALRHPQVSTALVGASSVHQLEQNVDTLKKLSFTDEELRRIDEFAIDGTAKR; encoded by the coding sequence ATGAGCATCGACGCCTGGTCCCCCTCCCCCTCCCGCTACGACCGCACCCCCTACCGCCGCGTCGGACGGTCCGGAGTCCAGCTGCCCCCGATCTCCCTGGGCTTCTGGCAGAACTTCGGCGAGAACCGCGACCCGCACACCCTGCGCGCCATCGTGCGCCGCGCCTTCGACCTCGGCATCTTCCACTTCGACCTGGCCAACAACTACGGCCCCCCGCCCGGCTCGGCCGAGACCCACGTGGGCCGGATCCTCGAGCAGGACTTCCGGCTTCACCGCGACGAGCTGGTCATCTCCACCAAGGCCGGGTACCGGATGTGGGACGGCCCGTTCGGGGACGGCGGCTCCCGCAAGTACCTGCTGAACTCGCTGGACCAGTCCCTGACCCGCCTCGGCCTGGACCATGTGGACATCTTCTACCACCACCGCGAGGACTCCGAGACCCCGCTCGAGGAGACCATGGGCGCCCTCGCCCAGGCGGTGCGCAGCGGCAAGGCGCTGTACGTCGGCATCTCGAACTACTCCCCCGAGCGCACCCGTCAGGCCGCGCGGATCCTCGCCGACCTCGGCACGCCGCTGCTGATCCACCAGCCCTCCTACTCGATGTTCAACCGACACATCGAGGACGGGCTGCTGGACGTCGTCGACGAGCTCGGCGTGGGCCTGGCGGCCTTCTCCCCGCTGCAGCAGGGCCTGCTCACAAACCGGTACATGTCCGGGGTGCCGCAGAGCTCCCGCGCCGGCGGCGACTCGAGGACCCTCACCGAGCGCCAGGTGAAGGACCGCGACTACCAGGCGCGCGTGCGGGGGCTGAACGACATCGCCCATGAGCGCGGCCAGAGCCTCGCCCAGCTCGCCCTCGCCTGGGCGCTGCGCCACCCGCAGGTCAGCACCGCCCTGGTGGGCGCCTCCTCGGTGCACCAGCTCGAGCAGAACGTGGACACTCTGAAGAAGCTCTCGTTCACCGACGAGGAGCTGCGCCGCATCGACGAGTTCGCGATCGACGGCACCGCGAAGCGCTGA
- the ppc gene encoding phosphoenolpyruvate carboxylase: MPDSDALVVPTLTSEFPVVGDDPHIDAPLRATVRRLSTLLGRTLADQHGQELLDLVEQVRTTTKEAKSQDSEASAQDVQSFLAALPLEQATALTRAFTQYFLLANAAEQVYRVRALDERSSEDSWVPRTVRAVAEELGPEGLQKAVDSLDVRLVFTAHPTEASRRAVLTKLRRISDILAEETEEGTAERRRQDRDLAELIETLWQTDELRRSRPTPQDEARNALYYLRQIFRQTMPGMLDDLRDELRAHGADLREGQVPLRFGSWIGGDRDGNPYVTAEVTRDVLKLQAETAIDVALEAVSELILELSVSSELTGDDEELRASLADDLEHDPRDLDPVQQELYHEEPYRLKLGAMRAKLHATRERIRTGAPHEHGRDYASGEEVQEDFHLLRETLRRHGGVRAADGALAIAQQVLSASGLNLATLDVREHSEKHHEVLARLFDRVGELDRPYGELSREERTTVLGRELGSRRPLVGSAITEDPSILDDATRVTYNVFREIRDAHRLYGTSVIESYIISMTHGADDVLAAALLAREAGLLSLTGGEEKRADIGFVPLLEEVSELRHAGEILDQLLSDPSYREIVRLRGDRQEVMLGYSDGNKDAGVITSQWEIHQAQRALRDVAARHGVTLRLFHGRGGSVGRGGGPTYDAILAQPYGVLEGEIKFTEQGEVISDKYMLPSLARENLDLSLAAVLEGSALHTAPRTPEKTLERFGEVMQSVSDAAFTRYRTLVDDENLPEYFVSSTPVEQLGNLNIGSRPSKRTTSDKGLDGLRAIPWVFGWTQSRQIVPGWFGAGSGLKAAREAGLEPDLHEMYRCWHFFRTVISNVEMTLAKTDMQIAAHYVHSLVPEHLWYLFDRIREEYELSVAEIERLTGVLDLLDNQPILKRTLAVRDRYLDPISYMQVAMLQRARAAAEAGEELSPELQRALLTTINGVAAGLKNTG, translated from the coding sequence GTGCCAGATTCCGACGCCCTCGTCGTCCCGACCCTGACGAGCGAGTTCCCCGTCGTGGGCGACGACCCCCACATCGATGCCCCGCTGCGGGCGACCGTCCGCCGGCTGTCGACGCTGCTCGGTCGCACCCTCGCCGACCAGCACGGCCAGGAGCTGCTCGACCTCGTCGAGCAGGTGCGCACCACCACCAAGGAGGCCAAGTCCCAGGACTCCGAGGCCAGCGCCCAGGACGTGCAGTCCTTCCTCGCCGCCCTGCCGCTCGAGCAGGCGACCGCGCTGACCCGCGCCTTCACCCAGTACTTCCTGCTCGCGAACGCCGCCGAGCAGGTCTACCGCGTGCGCGCCCTGGATGAGCGCTCCTCCGAGGACTCCTGGGTGCCGCGCACCGTCCGGGCCGTCGCCGAGGAGCTCGGCCCCGAGGGGCTGCAGAAGGCGGTGGACTCGCTGGACGTGCGCCTGGTCTTCACCGCCCACCCCACCGAGGCCTCGCGCCGCGCCGTGCTGACCAAGCTGCGCCGCATCTCCGACATCCTCGCCGAGGAGACGGAGGAGGGCACGGCCGAGCGCCGCCGCCAGGACCGCGACCTCGCCGAGCTCATCGAGACGCTGTGGCAGACCGACGAGCTGCGTCGCTCGCGCCCCACCCCGCAGGACGAGGCTCGCAACGCCCTGTACTACCTGCGCCAGATCTTCCGCCAGACCATGCCGGGGATGCTCGACGACCTGCGCGACGAGCTGCGCGCCCACGGCGCCGACCTCCGCGAGGGCCAGGTCCCGCTGCGCTTCGGCTCGTGGATCGGCGGCGACCGCGACGGCAACCCGTACGTGACCGCCGAGGTCACCCGGGACGTGCTGAAGCTGCAGGCCGAGACCGCGATCGACGTGGCCCTCGAGGCCGTCTCCGAGCTGATCCTGGAGCTGTCCGTCTCCAGCGAGCTCACCGGCGACGACGAGGAGCTGCGTGCCAGCCTCGCCGACGACCTCGAGCATGACCCCCGCGACCTCGACCCGGTCCAGCAGGAGCTGTACCACGAGGAGCCCTACCGCCTGAAGCTCGGTGCCATGCGCGCCAAGCTCCACGCCACCCGCGAGCGGATCCGCACCGGCGCCCCCCACGAGCACGGCCGCGACTACGCCTCCGGCGAGGAGGTCCAGGAGGACTTCCACCTCCTGCGCGAGACGCTGCGCCGCCATGGCGGCGTCCGCGCGGCCGACGGGGCGCTCGCCATCGCCCAGCAGGTCCTGTCCGCCTCCGGGCTGAACCTCGCCACCCTCGACGTCCGCGAGCACTCCGAGAAGCACCACGAGGTGCTGGCGCGGCTGTTCGACCGCGTGGGCGAGCTGGACCGCCCCTACGGCGAGCTCAGCCGCGAGGAGCGCACCACGGTGCTGGGCCGGGAGCTCGGCAGCCGTCGGCCCCTGGTCGGCTCGGCGATCACCGAGGATCCCTCGATCCTCGACGACGCCACCCGCGTCACCTACAACGTGTTCCGCGAGATCCGCGACGCGCACCGCCTGTACGGCACCTCCGTCATCGAGAGCTACATCATCTCGATGACCCACGGGGCCGACGACGTGCTCGCCGCCGCGCTGCTTGCCCGCGAGGCGGGGCTGCTCAGCCTCACCGGCGGCGAGGAGAAGCGGGCCGACATCGGCTTCGTGCCGCTGCTGGAGGAGGTCTCGGAGCTGCGCCACGCCGGCGAGATCCTCGACCAGCTGCTCAGCGACCCCTCCTACCGCGAGATCGTGCGCCTGCGCGGCGACCGCCAGGAGGTCATGCTCGGCTACTCCGACGGCAACAAGGACGCCGGCGTGATCACGAGCCAGTGGGAGATCCACCAGGCCCAGCGCGCGCTGCGCGACGTGGCGGCCCGCCACGGCGTGACCCTGCGCCTGTTCCACGGCCGCGGCGGCTCCGTCGGCCGCGGCGGCGGCCCCACCTACGACGCGATCCTCGCCCAGCCCTACGGCGTCCTCGAGGGCGAGATCAAGTTCACCGAGCAGGGCGAGGTCATCTCCGACAAGTACATGCTCCCCTCGCTCGCGCGGGAGAACCTGGACCTGTCGCTGGCCGCGGTGCTCGAGGGCTCGGCCCTGCACACCGCCCCGCGCACCCCGGAGAAGACCCTGGAGCGATTCGGCGAGGTCATGCAGTCGGTCTCCGACGCGGCGTTCACCCGCTACCGCACACTGGTGGACGACGAGAACCTGCCGGAGTACTTCGTCTCCTCCACCCCGGTGGAGCAGCTGGGCAACCTGAACATCGGCTCGCGCCCCTCCAAGCGCACCACCTCGGACAAGGGCCTGGACGGCCTGCGCGCCATCCCGTGGGTGTTCGGCTGGACCCAGTCCCGCCAGATCGTGCCGGGCTGGTTCGGCGCCGGCTCCGGGCTGAAGGCCGCCCGCGAGGCGGGCCTCGAGCCCGACCTCCACGAGATGTACCGCTGCTGGCACTTCTTCCGCACCGTGATCAGCAACGTCGAGATGACGCTGGCGAAGACGGACATGCAGATCGCGGCGCACTACGTGCACTCGCTGGTGCCCGAGCACCTGTGGTACCTCTTCGACCGCATCCGCGAGGAGTATGAGCTGTCGGTCGCCGAGATCGAGCGGCTCACCGGGGTGCTGGACCTGCTGGACAACCAGCCGATCCTCAAGCGCACCCTCGCCGTGCGCGACCGCTACCTCGATCCGATCTCCTACATGCAGGTGGCGATGCTGCAGCGCGCCCGCGCCGCTGCGGAGGCGGGCGAGGAGCTCTCCCCGGAGCTGCAGCGCGCCCTGCTGACCACCATCAACGGCGTCGCCGCGGGCTTGAAGAACACCGGCTGA
- the ehuA gene encoding ectoine/hydroxyectoine ABC transporter ATP-binding protein EhuA: MPENTESSAGSGGQPHIEFRDVVKSFGSNTVLDDLNFTVGKGERVTLIGPSGSGKTTILRLVMTLEELTGGYIHVGGVPLQYEEQGGRRVRISDKRRRRTTQQIGMVFQHFNLFPNMTVMENIIEAPVHVMGLGKDEAAERAEALLEKVGMAWKKDARPSQLSGGQQQRVAIARALAMDPEVLLLDEVTSALDPELVGEVLGVLKDIAAETDISMLIVTHEMQFARDVSDRVMMFDQGSVVEQGVPDKIFSAPEHQRTQDFLRAVL; the protein is encoded by the coding sequence TTGCCTGAGAACACCGAGAGCTCCGCCGGCAGCGGCGGGCAGCCCCACATCGAGTTCCGCGACGTGGTCAAGAGCTTCGGCAGCAACACCGTGCTGGACGATCTCAACTTCACCGTCGGCAAGGGCGAGCGGGTCACGCTGATCGGCCCCTCCGGCTCCGGCAAGACCACGATCCTGCGCCTGGTGATGACCCTCGAGGAGCTCACCGGCGGGTACATCCACGTGGGCGGCGTGCCGCTGCAGTACGAGGAGCAGGGCGGGCGCCGGGTGCGGATCTCCGACAAGCGTCGCCGCCGCACCACCCAGCAGATCGGGATGGTGTTCCAGCACTTCAACCTGTTCCCCAACATGACGGTGATGGAGAACATCATCGAGGCGCCCGTGCACGTGATGGGGCTCGGCAAGGACGAGGCGGCCGAGCGGGCCGAGGCGCTGCTGGAGAAGGTGGGCATGGCGTGGAAGAAGGACGCCCGCCCGTCCCAGCTCTCCGGCGGCCAGCAGCAGCGCGTGGCGATCGCCCGCGCGCTCGCGATGGACCCGGAGGTGCTGCTGCTGGACGAGGTCACCTCCGCGCTGGATCCGGAGCTGGTGGGGGAGGTGCTCGGCGTGCTCAAGGACATCGCCGCCGAGACCGACATCTCCATGCTCATCGTCACCCACGAGATGCAGTTCGCCCGCGACGTCTCCGATCGCGTGATGATGTTCGACCAGGGCTCTGTGGTGGAGCAGGGGGTGCCGGACAAGATCTTCAGCGCACCGGAGCATCAGCGCACCCAGGACTTCCTGCGCGCCGTGCTCTGA